The DNA segment GGAGGAAAGCATGAAAATCTTAGTTAAACTTGCGGCGGGTCTGTTGCTTGCCGCTTCATTCATGGCTAGCGCGGCCAGCGCCCAGACAGTGCTTCGCTCGTCCGACACGCATCCGGACGGCTATCCGACGGTCGAGGGGGTCAAATATTTCGGCGAACTGGTCAAGGAGCGCACCGGCGGCCGCTACGCCGTCGAGGTCTATCATTCCGCGCAGCTCGGCGAGGAAAAGGACACGATCGAGCAGGTGCGCTCCGGCGTGATCGAGCTGAACCGCGTTTCGATGGCGCCCTTCAACGGCACGGTGAAGGAATCGATCGTTCCGGCGCTGCCCTATCTCTTCCGTTCGGAAGAACACATGCACAAGGTCATGGACGGCGCGATCGGCGACCAGATCAAGAAGGCCTTCGAAGGAGCCGGACTGGTGGTACTTGCCTATTACGATGCCGGCTCGCGCTCCTTCTACAACAAGCAGAAGCCGATCACTTCGGTAGCCGATATGAAGGGTCTTAAGTTCCGCGTCATCCAGTCCGACATCTTCGTCGACATGGTAGCAGCGCTCGGGGCAAACGCCACGCCAATGCCCTACGGCGAAGTCTACTCCGCCATCGAAACCGGCGTTATCGACGGCGCGGAGAACAATTTCCCGAGCTATGACACCGCCAAGCATTTTGAGGTGGCGAAGAACTACTCGCTCGACGAGCACACAATTCTTCCAGAGGTGTTCGTGATGAACAAGGCCGCCTTCGACAAGCTGACCCCGGAAGATCAGGAGATCTTCAAACAGGCCGCCAAGGATAGTGTCGCCAAGCAGCGCGAGCTCTGGGCAGCCAAGGTCAGCGAGTCGCGCGCGAAGATCGAGGCGGCCGGCGCGAAGATCACCACCCCCGAAAAGCAGGGTTTCATCGATGCCATGAAGCCGGTCTACGAAAAGCACGTCACCGATCCGGTTCTGAAGAAGATGGTCGAGGACGTGCAGGCGGTTCAGTAACGAATCCGACGGGCAAGCCTACAGCGCCGGGCGTCTCATCAGACGCGCAAAGGTCGCTGTAGTGCTTTGAAATGCTGCATGTTTTATCCTGAAATCGGCTCCGATTAGGGAAACATGCAGCAGCCTGCCCGTCCCTTCGAGGGAATGAAGACTGTGCCTACCACACTGGTGAAAACTGGCCGCGCGCTGTCCTGGCTGAGCACGCTCTCGCTATGGCTCGCGGGTATCGGCCTTGTCGTGATGACGGCTATCGTCGCCTGGCAGGTGTTCTGCCGCTACGTGTTGAACGACTCGCCGAGCTGGACCGAGCCCGGCGCGGTCATGCTGATGAGCTGGTTCATCTTTCTGGGCGCGGCGGTTGGCGTGCGCGAAAACTATCATCTCGGCTTCGACGTGCTGCTCTACGTGGTGCCGAAAGGCGGCAAAAAGTGGCTGCGCATGATCTCGGATCTCGTCGCCCTCGCCTTCGGCGTCGGCATGATCTGGTACGGGGTCGAGCTCGTCCGCCTCACCTGGGACACCATTCTGCCGTCGCTGCAAATCTCCGGCGGCTGGAGCTATGTGCCCCTGGTTGCGGGGGGAGTCCTCATCAGCCTGTTTGCCCTGGAGCGCATCGTCCTGCGCCTTGCCGGCGAGCCGATCGATGATCTTCTCGACGAAATGCCACCGGCGGAAGTTGCCGCCGAACTCGACACCGCGAATGTAAAGGCGTGATCCAGATGGATATGATGATCCTGTTCGGCGTATTCACGGCTCTGATGCTGATCGGGACGCCGATCGCCTTCTGCCTTGGGGTCGCGTCGTTCGCAACCGTGCTTTACATGGGGCTGCCGCCGCTGGTGATCTTCCAGCGGTTGAATTCCGGCATGAGCGTGTTTTCCCTGCTCGCCATCCCCTTCTTTATCTATGCCGGCGACCTGATGGTGCGCGGCGGCATCGCCCAGAAGATCGTCGCCTTCGCTGCCTCGCTGGTCGGGCATATCCGCGGCGGGCTTGGCCAGGTCAATATCGTCACCGCCACTCTGTTCGGGGGGATTTCCGGCTCGGCGGTCGCAGAAGCTGCGGCGGTTGGCGGGCTGATGATCCCGCAGATGAAGGAGCGCGGCTACGGCGCTGACTATGCCGTCAACGTCACCTCCATGGCGGCATTGATTGCACTGATGTTGCCTCCGTCGCACAACATGATCATCTATTCGATCTCGGCGGGCGGAAAGATCTCGATCGCAGACCTTTTCACCGCCGGCATCCTTCCCGGCCTCCTCTATGCGGCTGCCCTGATGGTCACCGCCTATTTCGTGGCGCGCCGGCGCGGCTACCCCACCGAGACTTTTCCCGGGTTTGGCAGGGTCGGCCGCTACCTGCTGGTCTCGATTCCCGGCCTCTTGCTCATCGGCATCATCTTTGGCGGCGTCCGCTCGGGCGTATTCACGGCAACCGAGAGTTCCTGCATCGCCGTTCTCTACGCGCTTGCAGTAACTGTCTTCGTCTATCGACAGATGACCTGGCAGGATTTCGTCCACGCTACCTTCGGCGCCGTGCGCACCACGGCCATGGTCCTGCTCATCATCGGCATGGCGGCCGCCTTCTCCTGGCTGATGGCGTTCCTAAGAGTGCCCGCCGCGCTGATCGACTGGATGAACACGATCTCGGACAATCCGATCATCGTGCTCCTCCTGATCAATGTCCTGATGCTTTTCCTTGGCACCTTTATGGACATGGGGCCGACCATCATCATCTGCACGCCGATCTTCCTGCCGGTGGCGATGGCCTATGGCGTCGATCCGGTTCATTTCGGAGTGATCATGATCCTGAACTTCGGCATCGGCCTTAACACGCCGCCCGTTGGCGCTGTGCAGTTCGTGGCCTGTGCGGTCGGAAGAATCTCCGTCTGGGAGGCGATGCGCAGCATCTGGCCTTTCTACTTAGCGGGGTTGATCGTCCTCGGGCTCGTCACCTATGTTCCGGCCCTTTCGCTCTGGCTGCCGAGCGTGTTCAAAGGGTAATCGCGTCATGGACCACCTGGCCGAACTCAAGATCGAGCGCAAACCGAAGCTTTCCGAGCGCGTCGCGAGCGCGCTCCGGCAGCAGGTGCTGAAAGGCGAAATCCCGCCAGGCCAGAAGCTGCCGACGGAAAGCCGGATGAGCGAGATCTTCGGCGTCAGCCGCACCGTGGTCCGCGAGGCGATTGCGACCCTTGCCGCCGATGGCCTCGTCGAGGCGCGGCAGGGCGCCGGCGTCTTCGTCAAGGACCACCCGACCCTTGCCTTCGGTTCGATCAGCCTCGACGTCGGCAACAAGATCTCCCATGCGCTAAATGTGATCGAAGTGCGCATGGGGCTTGAGATTGAAAGCGCGGGTCTCGCAGCACTCCGGCGCAACGCCGCCCAGGAGGCGCAGATCCAGGAGGCCTTCTTCGAATTCGACCGCCTGCTCGAGCGCGGCGAGGCGACGGGCAAGAGCGACTTCGCCTTCCACCGGGCGATCGCGGCCGCCACCAACAATCCCTATTATGTCGAGGTGCTCGACGCGCTCGGCATGCGGGCCATTCCCTGCGACGTCGCCTCGCCCTGGGGTACCGACAGCGTGCTGTCGCGTGAATATCAGGAAAGCCTGCAGCGCGAGCATCTGGCAATCCTGAAAGCCATTTCCGCCAGTGACCCGGAAGCTGCCCGCGCCGCCATGCGCGCCCATCTGACCGCCAGCCAGGAGCGGTATCGCGTCCGGCTGAGCGGTCAGCAGGCCGAATGGGGCGCCGCCAAACGCCGGGTCTGATTTCCTTTCCCCAACCGAGAGCGAGCCGATGACCGCAAGCCATATCGACTACACCATCCGTTACGCCATCGACCCGGCCACCGCCGCACGCATGGATACCGATGCACTGCGCGCGAACTTTCACATTGGCGATCTCTTCCGCCAGGGCCGTATATCGCTCACCTATACCCACTACGACCGCATGATTGTCGGCGGCGCGATGCCGGTGGACGAGCCTCTGGCGCTAGAGGCCATCCGTCCCACCGGCACGCCCCGCTTTCTCGACCGGCGCGAGCTCATTGCCGTCAACATCGGCGGCACCGGCCGCATCGACGTGAGCGGGCAAAGCTTCCGATTGGAGCCGCGCGACATGGTCTATGCGGGGATGGGCGAAGAGGTGACCTTTTCGTCCGAAGACCCGGCGGCGCCTGCAAAATTCTACCTGCTTAGTGCGCCTGCTCACCAGGCGCTGCCGAGCCGCCATATCCGCATCGGCGATGCCAAGCGGCTCGATCTAGGCAGCGCCGCCACCTCGAACGAGCGCTCGATCTTCCAGTTCATCCACCCGGAAGGCGTGAAGACCTGCCAGCTTGTTGTCGGCATGACGCAGCTCGCTCCAGGGTCGGTCTGGAACACAATGCCCTGCCACGTGCATGACCGGCGCATGGAAGCCTATCTCTATTTCGATCTCGCTGACGGCGCCCGTGTCCTGCATCTGATGGGCGAGCCGGCGGAAACCCGCCATATCGTGATGGCGAAGGAGGAGGCGGTGCTTTCGCCGCCCTGGTCCATTCATTCCGGCTGCGGAACGTCGAGCTACGCCTTCATCTGGGCGATGGCGGGCGACAATGTCGATTACACCGATGTGGAAATGGTGCCAATGGAGGCACTCAGATGAGCGTGCCATCTGCGTTCAGCCTTTCCGGGCGCCGCATCGTCGTCACCGGTGCCAATACCGGCATCGGGCAGGGAATTGCGGTTGCGATCGCCCGCGCCGGCGGCACAGTGATCGGCGTGGGTCGTTCCGCCATGGACGAGACCGCGGGAAAGGTCGCTGAAGCTGGCGGAAGCTTCGTTCCTGCCAATGCCGACCTATCGGACCGGGAAGCGACCCGCTCGCTGATCGACGGATTGTGGAACGAGCATGGTCCGCTGGACGGCCTGGTCAACAACGCCGGGATCATCCGCCGCGCCGACGCGGTGGATCTCTCCGAGGTCGACTGGGACGACGTGATCGACATCAATCTCGGATCGCTGTTTTTCCTGTGCCAGGCCTATGGCCGCCGCCTGCTTGCCGAGGAAAGACGAGGCAAGATCGTCAATATCGCTTCACTGCTTTCCTTCCAGGGCGGCATACGCGTCGCTTCCTATACCGCGTCCAAGCATGGCGCGCTGGGCATCACCAGGATTCTCGCCTGCGAATGGGCTGCCAAGGGCATCAATGTGAATGCGGTCGCGCCCGGCTATATCGTTACCAACAATACCGAGGCGCTCCGCGCCGACGCCAAGCGCAGTGCTGCCATCTTGGAGCGCATTCCGGCCGGGCGTTGGGGCACGCCGGATGACATCGGCGATGCAACGGTGTTCCTGCTCGCCCCGGCCTCGGACTATATGCATGGCGCCGTTATCCCGGTCGACGGCGGTTGGCTCGCGCGATGAGGAGACGATGATGGATACCAAACTTTTCGCCCGCGGCAACGAAGGTGAATGGATCGACCTCGGACAGGGCAACCGACGCCGGGTGATCCTGCACACGGACGAGCTGATGATGGTCGAATTCGCTTTCGAAAAGGGCGGTGTCGGCGCGCCGCACTCGCACCCGCACGTTCAGGCGAGCTATGTCGCGGAAGGCAAGTTCGAAGTCACCGTCGGCGGGCATAGCGCGGTTCTTTCCGTCGGCGACAGCTTCATCGCACCGTCGGGCGTGGTCCATGGCGTCGTAGCGCTGGAGGCAGGCCGCCTCATCGACAGCTTCACGCCGCATCGCGCCGATTTCCTGAAATAGGACACTGAGCCGAAAACGGGATGGAACCGAAAGCGGGACGCTAGACCGCTTTGACGAGCCAATCCGCAAACAGGCGAGCCTTGGATGTCGCCTTAGGATGGATCTTCAGATGGAAGGGCACGGGTGAAGGAATGGTATCGGCGACCAACTGGACAAGTCGCCCTCCTTGCATGAGGCTTTCAACGAGCCCGTCCCAGCCCAGCACTGCCCCGACGTCGTCCTGAGCGGCTTGAAGCGCGATCATGTAGTTGTTGACGTAGAAGTTGCGCCCCTTCGGCAGCGGGCGCCCGAGCGCGAGAAACCAGTCGGCCCAGGTCGTCCAGTTTGTTTCCTCGTTACTCATATGGATCAGGGGCGCCTTGAGCAGATCCTCGACGCGGGTGATGCCATGCTCGGCGGCGAAGGCCGGTGTGCCGAGCGCGACGATGCGATCCTGAAAGAGCGTGCGGTATTCGACGCCATTCTCCTGCGGATCGCCGTAGTGGATACTCAGATCGCAGCGACCGGCCATTGCCGGAACGTCGCTGACGATCTGCGAGACGGTAATGGCGGGATGGATTTTCCAGAAAGCCGAGATCTTCGGCGTGAGCCACAGTGAACTGATCGCCGTGGTCGTCCGGATCGTCACGTCAACTGTTTCCGGGCGATCGCGTATCTGCGTGACGGCCTCTGAAATCGTCTCGAATCCACGCTGGATCGCAATGAACAAAAACGCACCTTTCTCCGTCAGTTCGACACCGCGACTGCGGCGCAGGAATAGGTTGCATCCGAGATCGGTCTCAAGCGCTTTGATCTGGTGACTGACTGCCGCAGGCGTCACGTTCATTTCCTGAGCAGCCTTCTTGAAGCTCGCATTGCGGGCGGCCGCCTCGAAGCAGATGAGAGCGGTCATGGAGGAGAGATCGTAGGGCCTTGGCATAGGGTATCTTTCAAAACCGAATCTGCCGGGACGCCGACCGACAGCGCTTCGTGAGATTAGTTAAACTAATGCATCGTGAAAAAAAGTGCTATTGTCAAAAAGGCTTGCTGGCGTGAAGGTTCCATCACAGTTGAATATGTCGAGCATGGAATCCTCCTATGACAGTCCCCACGCATTCCATATATGATCTGCTTGCGCGCCGCGTTCCCGGCCATTCTCTCGAACAGCCGTTCTACACATCGCCAGCAATCTACGAGCTCGACCTTGAGCATATCTTCTACAAGGAATGGCTCTACGCGGTCCCGGCCTGCCAGCTTGCAAAGACGGGCAGCTACGTCACGATGCGTGTCGGCGCCTATGAGGTGGTCATCGTTCGCGGCCGCGACGGCGAAATCCGCGCCTTTCACAATTCCTGCCGTCACCGCGGCTCGCTGATCTGCAAGGCGCGGCAAGGACAGGTGGCCAAGCTCGTCTGTCCCTATCATCAATGGACTTACGAATTGGACGGAAAGTTGATCTGGGCGAATGACATGGGCCCGGACTTCGACGCGTCGAAACATGGCCTGAAACCGGTAAGCCTGCGCAATCTCGAGGACCTGATCTACATCTGCCTGTCTGAGACGCCGCCGGATTTCGAAACCTTTGCCGAGCTGGCTCGGCCCTATCTCGCGATCCACGACCTGAAAGACGCCAAGGTCGCCTATACCTCGACCATCGTCGAAAAGGGGAACTGGAAGCTCGTCTGGGAAAACAACCGCGAATGTTACCACTGCAGCAGCAACCATCCCGCCCTTTGTCGTTCGTTTCCCCTTGACCCGAATGTCGCGGGTGTGTCTCCTGACGGGTCGATCTCGGACGTCCTCCAGGCGCATTTCGACCGTTGCGAAGCTGCCGGCGCGCCGGCGCAATTTCGCATCGCCGGGGACGGCCAGTATCGCCTGGCGCGCATGCCGCTGCAGGAAAAGGCCATGAGCTACACGCTCGACGGCAAGGCCGCCGTTAACAAGAACCTCGGCCGGGTTGCCCTGCCCGACGCAGGCACGCTCTTAAAGTTCCATTATCCGTCGACCTGGAACCATTTCCTGCCGGATCATTCGCTGACCTTTCGGGTGACGCCGATCAGCCCGATGGAAACCGAAGTCACCACCACCTGGCTCGTGCACAAGGATGCTGTCGAAGGTGTGGATTACGATCTCAAGCGGCTGACTGAGGTCTGGATTGCCACCAATGACGAAGACCGTGAGATCATTGAAACCAACCAGCAAGGGATTCTGTCGCCCGCCTATGTTCCCGGGCCCTATTCGCCTATTCAGGAAAGCGGCGTGGTCCAGTTCGTCGAATGGTACGCCACCTGGCTCGAACGTTCGCTGACGCCGATGCGGCAGGCCGCGGAGTAAGCGAATGAGCGCATTCAAAAATCTTGCCTTCTGGAATGACACGGAAGAGCTTGAATGCGTCACCCGTACGCCGGAAGCGCCGAATGTCGTAACCTTCAGCTTCCAGAGCCCTTCCTGCGCGCTGTTCAACCATGATCCGGGTCAGTTCGTCACACTGCGACTGCCCGTTCCCGGCGGGCCGCTCTATCGCACCTATACGATCTCCTCCGCCCCCTCGCGTCCGACGGCGCTGACGATCACTGTCAAGGCGCAGGAAGGGTCTGTCGGCACGCGCTGGATGCTCGACAATCTGCACAAGGGCATGCGCCTCAAGGCGATAGGGCCGGCGGGGAAGTTCTCGATCGTCCATCATCCTGCCGCGAAATACCTCTTCATCTCTGCCGGCTCCGGCATCACGCCGATGGTGGCGATGACCACCTGGCTTTACGATTCCGGGCGCGAACCGGATATTGTTTTCATCAACTGCGCGCGCCGCCCCTCCGAGATCATCCTGCGCGACAGGATGGAACTTATGGCGTCGCGCATAGTCGGCATCGACCTGAAATGGGTTGTCGAAGAGCCCGATCCCTTCCGGCCCTGGACCGGCTATCGGGGAATGTTCAACCAGATCATGCTGGGTCTGATGGCGCAGGATTATCTCGAACGCGAGGTGTTTTGCTGCGGCCCTGAACCCTTCATGCGGGCGGTGCGCGAGGCGCTTGCCGGTCTCGGTTTCGACATGAACCGATACCATCAGGAGAGCTTCACGGCAGAGCCCGAGCATGCCGAGGACGTTCCCGAAGATTTGGTTCCCGATGCGCAGAACCAAGCCGAGATCGAGTTCGCCCTTTCCGGCGTTACCACCAAATGCAACGAGACGGACACAATCCTGGCGTCCGCCAAGGCCGCGGGACTGGTGATCCCCTCGGGTTGTTCAATGGGGATCTGCGGCACCTGCAAGGTCCGCAAGACCGAAGGCCAGGTCCATATGGTGCACAATGGCGGCATCACCGACGAGGATGTCGAGGACGGCTATATCCTCGCCTGCTGCTCGAAGCCCTTGGGCCGCGTAAGCGTCGAGATATAGTGCGTACGATCCGCCGCCTCCCGGATCAAGTCCGTGCGGAGCGGCGAGCTCGGCGTATCATCCGGTTGAAAAAACGGAAAATCACCGAAGGAATTCACGGATCGAAGCCAGGACTGCGGCTTCGATCTCGATGTTCTCCCGTTCCTCCGGGGGATTCCGCCGTTGTGCGCCGCCGGGAAGATGCACCCCGAACTCCGTCAGCCGGCGAAGATGATCCCCCGTATGCTCAGCAAAATCAGGATCCGTCGCCATCGGCGAAATCGCAATGACAGTCAGCCCCGTATTGGGGCACCGGTCGCCGGAGCGAAAGCTTCCCGCCTCGAGCGACCACGCAGCCCCGGAAAGACCCGCCGACAGGATTTCGACCATGAGGCCGATATTCGCCCCCTTATAACCGCCGAACGGCAGCAATGCGCCGAGCATCGCTTTTGTCGGATCGATCGTTGGCGCACCGTCATTATCGATGGCCCATCCCTCAGGAATGGAGGCTTTTTCCGCCGCCGCCCGCACGATGTTGACGAAGGCCGTCGCGCTGGCGGCCTGATCGATGACGAGAGGCGCCTGCGGCGCCGGCAAGGGCGCCCCGAACGCAAGCGGATTCGTACCAAACACGGGTTTTCCGCCCCCGGCGGCCGCCATCATCGCGTGAGCGTTCGCGAAGGCGATCGACAGCAGGCCGTACCCTGCAAGACGTCGTACATAATAGCCGAGCTCACCGGCGGTATAGCTATTCCTCTGCGTGAAGATGGCGATGCCGAAAGTCTGCGCCCGCTTGACCAGGTCCTCGAAGACAAGATCGAAACCGAGCTGCGCTATGCCGCCCCTCGCATCGGCATGAATGAACGCCGGCAGCGGATGATCGATGTGTGGTTTCGCGCTTCCGTCGATGCGGCCATCGCGTAGGCTTTGGAGATAGTCGAGGAAATGGGGAAATCCCACCTCCGGGCGGCCATGCCAGGCGGCAGACAGGGTCGCATCAACAAGCGACTTTGCCATCGCGGCGGTTCCTCCGCACGCCAGACAGGCGTCAGTGGCAATGCGCCGGATTTCGGCGACGGATAATGTTTCAGGTTCGTCTGCCATCACAGCTCCAATGCGGCCTTCCTGCCCTCATAGAACGCATAGGGAGCCTGCCGCGGAGCTGCGCAATCGCCGATCTGCACGACCCGTCGACCGGCTGCCAGCAATGCTTCCGCCAGCCAGTTTGCCGGCATGTTTGTCGTCGCGAGCACAAGACAGTCGCCCTCTACGAAAATCTGATCTCCCGTGTTGTGGTCGACCAGCGTGGCGCCGTTGCCGTGCCATTCGAGTATGCTCACCTCGAGCTGCCAGTTGACGCCAAGCCTCCTCAGGATACGCCGAAGGGGTACATCCGCGGTCGTGCGCTGGAGTTCCTTTCCGATCAGAGGATCCGGAGACAGGATCGTAACCGTATGGCCGTCTTCGGCGAGTTTCCAGGCCGTACCGCAGCCTCGCCAGCCGCCGCCTTCGTCCAGGAGGAGGACGCGCTTGCCGGGTCTCGCCTGGCGCGCCATGACGGCCTCGACGCTGAAGACATTGCCCTTTTCGATTCCAGGCAGCGTCTCGACTGCCGGCAGTGCCTTTTGAAATCCTGTTTCAGGAGAGTCTGAGCCGGTTGCGGCGATCACGACGTCGGCGCCGTAGTCCCCGATCTCTGACGCCTCCACATAGCAGTTGAGGCGTACATCGACCTTGAGCTTCGCCAGTTGCCGCTCATACCATTCGAGGAGATCGAGGATCTGCGCCCGGCGCGGCTGCATTCCGGCCAGCAGAAAGTTGCCGCCCAGACGGCTGGAGGCCTCCACGAGGACAACCTCGTGACCTCGTTCGGCCGCGACCCGCGCCGCCTCCAAACCTGCCGGCCCTCCACCGACGACCAGAACGTTCTTGGGCTCTACCGCGGGCGTGAAGCGATCGCCGCCCCATTCGAATTCCCGTCCGGCAGACGGGTTGATAAGACAGCTTATCCAGTAGTCACGCGACCGCCGACCCCAGCACATCTGGTTGCAGGAAATGCAGCCCCTGATGTCGTCCGGGCGATTTTCGCTTGCCTTTCGAGCGAGATGCGGATCAGCGATCTGGCCGCGCACGATGGACACCAGGTCCGCCGCACCTTCGCCGAGCACCGTCTCTGCATTGGCCGGCGTCCTGATATGGCTTTCGGTAATGACCAGCGCCTTCTTCACGGTTCGCTTGAGCGCCGCCGAGAGGTCCGCCCCGAGTTTTTCCGGATAGAGGAAGGTGGGCATCAGCTTATGGAAGTCCAGATAGCCGCCGGACCCGCAAGTGACGTAGTCGATCAATCCCAGTTCGTCATGCATGCCGACGATCTCGGCAAGCTCGCTTCTGGAGAGCGCGACGCTGTAATCCGGCTCGTCGCTCACCGCGAGGCCGACGATGAAATCGGGACCGCATATTGCCCGGATCCGGGTGAGGATCTCTCGTGACATCCGCGTGCGGTTTTCCAGGGAGCCGCCCCAATCATCATCCCGGCGGTTCGACCATGGCGTCCAGAATTGATCGACCATGCCGAGATAGGCGGCCCAGACTTCGACGCCATCGAAACCCGCCTCTTGGCACCGGCGTGCCGCCTGGACGAAGCCGTCGATCGTTTCCCAGATCTCCGCCTCGCTCATCGGATGCGAGCCATCGCTGTCATGATAGCTTGGAAGACCTGACGGCGACCAATGCGGGTGAAAGGAATTGTCCGAATCGCCGTGAGCGCCGACATGATAGAGCTGCTGGATGGCGACAGCGCCATTGTCCTTGATGGCGGCGGCAACCTTTCTGAAATGCGGGACCACACTGTCATCTGAGGGGCGAAAGTTCCCTCGAGTAAGCACTGCTGCCGGATGGACCGGCATGGGTTCCACAACGATCATGGCTGCCCCGCCGATCGCCCGCTCGGCGTAGTACGCCGCATGCCGCTCGGTCGGAAGGCCGCCTTCGGCCATGTTCGCCGTATGGGCTCCGAACACGATTCGGTTTCTTAAGGTGCGCCCACGCAAGTCAACGGGTGAGAGCAGGTGTGGGAACAGCTTGGACATCAGGATTCTCCGGCAATGCGACTAGGAGGCACGCGCTGGTCTTCGCGCCAGGTCTTGTGAGCCGGCCTACAATGCCCTCGCCAGGGAGGCGTCGTGCTGGGACACGGCGCCATGGGAGTTGACCATCGCACCGGCAAGCTGACGCAGGTTGACCACCCCGATGAGCTTTCCGCCCCGACCGACGACGGCGACATCGCCATCGGGGCCCTTGGCAATCACGCGCATGGCATCCTCGATGGTGGTTCCGGCCGGGATTGTCGTGCCGTTCGGTGAAAAGTCCGCCCGCGGGGGCACCATGACAGCCTCGACCTGGACGACGCGCCCGCGGTTGACCTCCTTGACGAAGTTCGCGACGTAATCATCGGCGGGCCGCAGGACGATGTCCTG comes from the Sinorhizobium garamanticum genome and includes:
- a CDS encoding hybrid-cluster NAD(P)-dependent oxidoreductase encodes the protein MSAFKNLAFWNDTEELECVTRTPEAPNVVTFSFQSPSCALFNHDPGQFVTLRLPVPGGPLYRTYTISSAPSRPTALTITVKAQEGSVGTRWMLDNLHKGMRLKAIGPAGKFSIVHHPAAKYLFISAGSGITPMVAMTTWLYDSGREPDIVFINCARRPSEIILRDRMELMASRIVGIDLKWVVEEPDPFRPWTGYRGMFNQIMLGLMAQDYLEREVFCCGPEPFMRAVREALAGLGFDMNRYHQESFTAEPEHAEDVPEDLVPDAQNQAEIEFALSGVTTKCNETDTILASAKAAGLVIPSGCSMGICGTCKVRKTEGQVHMVHNGGITDEDVEDGYILACCSKPLGRVSVEI
- a CDS encoding Ldh family oxidoreductase, with protein sequence MADEPETLSVAEIRRIATDACLACGGTAAMAKSLVDATLSAAWHGRPEVGFPHFLDYLQSLRDGRIDGSAKPHIDHPLPAFIHADARGGIAQLGFDLVFEDLVKRAQTFGIAIFTQRNSYTAGELGYYVRRLAGYGLLSIAFANAHAMMAAAGGGKPVFGTNPLAFGAPLPAPQAPLVIDQAASATAFVNIVRAAAEKASIPEGWAIDNDGAPTIDPTKAMLGALLPFGGYKGANIGLMVEILSAGLSGAAWSLEAGSFRSGDRCPNTGLTVIAISPMATDPDFAEHTGDHLRRLTEFGVHLPGGAQRRNPPEERENIEIEAAVLASIREFLR
- a CDS encoding FAD-dependent oxidoreductase, yielding MSKLFPHLLSPVDLRGRTLRNRIVFGAHTANMAEGGLPTERHAAYYAERAIGGAAMIVVEPMPVHPAAVLTRGNFRPSDDSVVPHFRKVAAAIKDNGAVAIQQLYHVGAHGDSDNSFHPHWSPSGLPSYHDSDGSHPMSEAEIWETIDGFVQAARRCQEAGFDGVEVWAAYLGMVDQFWTPWSNRRDDDWGGSLENRTRMSREILTRIRAICGPDFIVGLAVSDEPDYSVALSRSELAEIVGMHDELGLIDYVTCGSGGYLDFHKLMPTFLYPEKLGADLSAALKRTVKKALVITESHIRTPANAETVLGEGAADLVSIVRGQIADPHLARKASENRPDDIRGCISCNQMCWGRRSRDYWISCLINPSAGREFEWGGDRFTPAVEPKNVLVVGGGPAGLEAARVAAERGHEVVLVEASSRLGGNFLLAGMQPRRAQILDLLEWYERQLAKLKVDVRLNCYVEASEIGDYGADVVIAATGSDSPETGFQKALPAVETLPGIEKGNVFSVEAVMARQARPGKRVLLLDEGGGWRGCGTAWKLAEDGHTVTILSPDPLIGKELQRTTADVPLRRILRRLGVNWQLEVSILEWHGNGATLVDHNTGDQIFVEGDCLVLATTNMPANWLAEALLAAGRRVVQIGDCAAPRQAPYAFYEGRKAALEL